A genomic segment from Oncorhynchus clarkii lewisi isolate Uvic-CL-2024 chromosome 12, UVic_Ocla_1.0, whole genome shotgun sequence encodes:
- the LOC139421373 gene encoding choline transporter-like protein 2 isoform X4 has translation MMELEGEKPKYGEPKKYDPTFKGPIYNRGCTDIVCCILFIICILGYVAVGILAWSQGDPRKVIYPTDSRGQFCGQAGTPLETKPLLFYFNIMKCASPMVLLEFQCPTTQMCVEKCPDKFMTLLKAYTNKEDFKYYKNFCKEGLEGLTVTQILSSGLCPAMLTPSKPFTRRCFPALGQKKGGEITVGNNSKFDDGEGNIRDAKDLVAGVKNATVVIEARQVAMKIFEDYTQSWYWILIGLVIAMLISLLFIVLLRFLAGIMVWVMIVMVILVIGYGIFHCSMEYVSLKSETGSNVTLKDLGFQTDFSVYLHIRQTWLAFIIILAIVEVIIILLLIFLRNRILIAIALIKEASRAIGYVMSALFYPLFTFALLSIVIAYWAVTAVFLSTSNQPIYKVFNETACDHSRKICEPANFSTSSMKAECPDSKCLFAFYGGETVYHKYLIGLQFYNVFLFFWCANFVTALGQMTLAGAFASYYWALVKPDDMPAFPIFSSLGRSLRYHTGSLAFGSLILSIIQIIRVLLEYIDHKLQGTQNKCTKFLLCCLKCCFWCLEKFIKFINRNAYIMVAIYGKNFCTSAKDAFFLLMRNMIRVAVLDKVTDFLLFLGKLLIVGLVGIFAFFFFSGRVKAFENTAPNLHYYWVPILTVVVGSYLIAHGFFSVYAMCVDTLFLCFLEDLERNDGSAERPYLMSDRLLKVLNKKNKPDPAE, from the exons GTGAACCAAAAAAGTATGACCCCACCTTCAAAGGCCCCATCTATAACAG GGGCTGCACTGACATTGTATGCTGCATCCTCTTCATTATTTGCATACTGGGCTATGTTGCAGTGGGAATTCTGG cctggtcccagggaGACCCCAGGAAGGTGATCTACCCCACAGACAGCAGAGGACAGTTCTGTGGGCAGGCAGGCACACCTCTGGA GACGAAGCCCCTGCTGTTCTACTTCAACATCATGAAGTGTGCCAGTCCCATGGTGCTGCTGGAGTTCCAGTGCCCAACCACACAG ATGTGTGTGGAGAAATGCCCTGATAAGTTCATGACGCTCCTGAAGGCCTACACCAATAAAGAGGATTTTAAGTATTATAAGAACTTCTGCAAGGAGGGTCTAGAGGGGCTG ACTGTAACACAGATCCTGAGTTCTGGCCTGTGTCCTGCCATGCTGACGCCAAGTAAACCCT TCACCCGCAGGTGCTTCCCTGCCCTGGGCcagaagaagggaggggagatCACAGTGGGAAATAACTCTAAGTTTGATGACGGGGAGGGGAACATTAGAGATGCCAAAGATCTGGTGGCGGGGGTCAA GAATGCCACAGTGGTCATTGAAGCTCGACAAGTGGCCATGAAGATCTTTGAGGATTACACCCAGTCCTGGTACTGGATCCTAAT AGGGTTGGTGATTGCCATGCTCATCAGTCTCCTCTTCATCGTCCTCCTGCGCTTCCTGGCCGGGATCATGGTGTGGGTCATGATCGTCATGGTGATTCTGGTCATTGGATACG GCATCTTCCACTGCTCCATGGAGTATGTTAGCCTGAAGTCAGAGACAGGCTCTAATGTCACTCTAAAGGACCTGGGCTTCCAGACAGACTTCTCTGTGTACCTGCATATCAGACAGACCTGGCTGGCCTTCA TTATTATTCTGGCCATTGTGGAGGTCATCATCATTTTGCTGCTCATCTTCCTCAGGAATAGAATCCTCATCGCTATCGCTCTCATCAAAGAAGCCAGCAG GGCCATTGGGTATGTGATGTCAGCCCTGTTTTACCCCTTGTTCACCTTTGCCCTCTTATCCATTGTCATCGCCTACTGGGCTGTCACCGCTGT GTTCCTGTCCACCTCCAATCAGCCCATCTATAAGGTGTTCAATGAGACGGCCTGTGATCACTCCAGGAAAATCTGCGAGCCAGCT AACTTCAGCACCTCCAGTATGAAGGCGGAGTGCCCAGACTCCAAGTGTCTGTTTGCCTTCTACGGTGGAGAGACGGTCTACCACAAGTACCTGATTGGCCTGCAGTTCTACAACGTCTTCCTGTTCTTCTGGTGTGCCAACTTTGTGACAGCGCTGGGTCAGATGACCCTGGCTGGGGCCTTTGCCTCCTACTACTGGGCCTTGGTCAAGCCTGACGACATGCCTGCCTTCCCCATCTTCTCATCCCTTGGCAGATCACTCAG GTATCACACAGGTTCCTTGGCATTTGGCTCGctcatcctctccatcatccAGATCATCAGGGTTCTGCTGGAGTACATCGACCACAAGCTACAAG GAACCCAAAATAAGTGCACAAAGTTCCTACTGTGCTGTCTCAAGTGCTGCTTCTGGTGCCTGGAGAAATTCATCAAGTTCATCAACAGAAATGCCTACATTATG GTGGCGATATATGGCAAGAACTTCTGCACGTCTGCCAAAGATGCCTTCTTCCTCCTTATGAGGAACATGATCAG GGTAGCTGTCCTGGACAAGGTGACAGACTTCCTCTTGTTCCTGGGCAAACTCCTCATTGTGGGGCTTGTGG GAATCTTTgcgttcttcttcttctctgggaGGGTGAAGGCCTTTGAGAACACAGCGCCCAACCTCCACTACTACTGGGTTCCCATCCTG ACAGTGGTGGTTGGTTCCTACCTTATTGCCCACGGCTTCTTCAGTGTGTACGCCATGTGTGTGGACACACTCTTCCTCTGCTTCT TGGAGGACCTGGAGAGGAATGATGGCAGTGCGGAGAGACCCTACCTGATGTCTGACCGCCTCCTCAAAGTCCTGAATAAGAAGAACAAGCCTGACCCAGCAGAGTAG
- the LOC139421373 gene encoding choline transporter-like protein 2 isoform X3 has translation MPEQQPYYGKNGEPKKYDPTFKGPIYNRGCTDIVCCILFIICILGYVAVGILAWSQGDPRKVIYPTDSRGQFCGQAGTPLETKPLLFYFNIMKCASPMVLLEFQCPTTQMCVEKCPDKFMTLLKAYTNKEDFKYYKNFCKEGLEGLTVTQILSSGLCPAMLTPSKPFTRRCFPALGQKKGGEITVGNNSKFDDGEGNIRDAKDLVAGVKNATVVIEARQVAMKIFEDYTQSWYWILIGLVIAMLISLLFIVLLRFLAGIMVWVMIVMVILVIGYGIFHCSMEYVSLKSETGSNVTLKDLGFQTDFSVYLHIRQTWLAFIIILAIVEVIIILLLIFLRNRILIAIALIKEASRAIGYVMSALFYPLFTFALLSIVIAYWAVTAVFLSTSNQPIYKVFNETACDHSRKICEPANFSTSSMKAECPDSKCLFAFYGGETVYHKYLIGLQFYNVFLFFWCANFVTALGQMTLAGAFASYYWALVKPDDMPAFPIFSSLGRSLRYHTGSLAFGSLILSIIQIIRVLLEYIDHKLQGTQNKCTKFLLCCLKCCFWCLEKFIKFINRNAYIMVAIYGKNFCTSAKDAFFLLMRNMIRVAVLDKVTDFLLFLGKLLIVGLVGIFAFFFFSGRVKAFENTAPNLHYYWVPILTVVVGSYLIAHGFFSVYAMCVDTLFLCFLEDLERNDGSAERPYLMSDRLLKVLNKKNKPDPAE, from the exons GTGAACCAAAAAAGTATGACCCCACCTTCAAAGGCCCCATCTATAACAG GGGCTGCACTGACATTGTATGCTGCATCCTCTTCATTATTTGCATACTGGGCTATGTTGCAGTGGGAATTCTGG cctggtcccagggaGACCCCAGGAAGGTGATCTACCCCACAGACAGCAGAGGACAGTTCTGTGGGCAGGCAGGCACACCTCTGGA GACGAAGCCCCTGCTGTTCTACTTCAACATCATGAAGTGTGCCAGTCCCATGGTGCTGCTGGAGTTCCAGTGCCCAACCACACAG ATGTGTGTGGAGAAATGCCCTGATAAGTTCATGACGCTCCTGAAGGCCTACACCAATAAAGAGGATTTTAAGTATTATAAGAACTTCTGCAAGGAGGGTCTAGAGGGGCTG ACTGTAACACAGATCCTGAGTTCTGGCCTGTGTCCTGCCATGCTGACGCCAAGTAAACCCT TCACCCGCAGGTGCTTCCCTGCCCTGGGCcagaagaagggaggggagatCACAGTGGGAAATAACTCTAAGTTTGATGACGGGGAGGGGAACATTAGAGATGCCAAAGATCTGGTGGCGGGGGTCAA GAATGCCACAGTGGTCATTGAAGCTCGACAAGTGGCCATGAAGATCTTTGAGGATTACACCCAGTCCTGGTACTGGATCCTAAT AGGGTTGGTGATTGCCATGCTCATCAGTCTCCTCTTCATCGTCCTCCTGCGCTTCCTGGCCGGGATCATGGTGTGGGTCATGATCGTCATGGTGATTCTGGTCATTGGATACG GCATCTTCCACTGCTCCATGGAGTATGTTAGCCTGAAGTCAGAGACAGGCTCTAATGTCACTCTAAAGGACCTGGGCTTCCAGACAGACTTCTCTGTGTACCTGCATATCAGACAGACCTGGCTGGCCTTCA TTATTATTCTGGCCATTGTGGAGGTCATCATCATTTTGCTGCTCATCTTCCTCAGGAATAGAATCCTCATCGCTATCGCTCTCATCAAAGAAGCCAGCAG GGCCATTGGGTATGTGATGTCAGCCCTGTTTTACCCCTTGTTCACCTTTGCCCTCTTATCCATTGTCATCGCCTACTGGGCTGTCACCGCTGT GTTCCTGTCCACCTCCAATCAGCCCATCTATAAGGTGTTCAATGAGACGGCCTGTGATCACTCCAGGAAAATCTGCGAGCCAGCT AACTTCAGCACCTCCAGTATGAAGGCGGAGTGCCCAGACTCCAAGTGTCTGTTTGCCTTCTACGGTGGAGAGACGGTCTACCACAAGTACCTGATTGGCCTGCAGTTCTACAACGTCTTCCTGTTCTTCTGGTGTGCCAACTTTGTGACAGCGCTGGGTCAGATGACCCTGGCTGGGGCCTTTGCCTCCTACTACTGGGCCTTGGTCAAGCCTGACGACATGCCTGCCTTCCCCATCTTCTCATCCCTTGGCAGATCACTCAG GTATCACACAGGTTCCTTGGCATTTGGCTCGctcatcctctccatcatccAGATCATCAGGGTTCTGCTGGAGTACATCGACCACAAGCTACAAG GAACCCAAAATAAGTGCACAAAGTTCCTACTGTGCTGTCTCAAGTGCTGCTTCTGGTGCCTGGAGAAATTCATCAAGTTCATCAACAGAAATGCCTACATTATG GTGGCGATATATGGCAAGAACTTCTGCACGTCTGCCAAAGATGCCTTCTTCCTCCTTATGAGGAACATGATCAG GGTAGCTGTCCTGGACAAGGTGACAGACTTCCTCTTGTTCCTGGGCAAACTCCTCATTGTGGGGCTTGTGG GAATCTTTgcgttcttcttcttctctgggaGGGTGAAGGCCTTTGAGAACACAGCGCCCAACCTCCACTACTACTGGGTTCCCATCCTG ACAGTGGTGGTTGGTTCCTACCTTATTGCCCACGGCTTCTTCAGTGTGTACGCCATGTGTGTGGACACACTCTTCCTCTGCTTCT TGGAGGACCTGGAGAGGAATGATGGCAGTGCGGAGAGACCCTACCTGATGTCTGACCGCCTCCTCAAAGTCCTGAATAAGAAGAACAAGCCTGACCCAGCAGAGTAG
- the LOC139421373 gene encoding choline transporter-like protein 2 isoform X2, whose protein sequence is MMELEGEKPKYGEPKKYDPTFKGPIYNRGCTDIVCCILFIICILGYVAVGILAWSQGDPRKVIYPTDSRGQFCGQAGTPLETKPLLFYFNIMKCASPMVLLEFQCPTTQMCVEKCPDKFMTLLKAYTNKEDFKYYKNFCKEGLEGLTVTQILSSGLCPAMLTPSKPFTRRCFPALGQKKGGEITVGNNSKFDDGEGNIRDAKDLVAGVKNATVVIEARQVAMKIFEDYTQSWYWILIGLVIAMLISLLFIVLLRFLAGIMVWVMIVMVILVIGYGIFHCSMEYVSLKSETGSNVTLKDLGFQTDFSVYLHIRQTWLAFIIILAIVEVIIILLLIFLRNRILIAIALIKEASRAIGYVMSALFYPLFTFALLSIVIAYWAVTAVFLSTSNQPIYKVFNETACDHSRKICEPANFSTSSMKAECPDSKCLFAFYGGETVYHKYLIGLQFYNVFLFFWCANFVTALGQMTLAGAFASYYWALVKPDDMPAFPIFSSLGRSLRYHTGSLAFGSLILSIIQIIRVLLEYIDHKLQGTQNKCTKFLLCCLKCCFWCLEKFIKFINRNAYIMVAIYGKNFCTSAKDAFFLLMRNMIRVAVLDKVTDFLLFLGKLLIVGLVGIFAFFFFSGRVKAFENTAPNLHYYWVPILTVVVGSYLIAHGFFSVYAMCVDTLFLCFCEDLERNDGSLARPYYMSASLHDILSENKAVEETEEPTQSSPHQPDDQHVQLKQ, encoded by the exons GTGAACCAAAAAAGTATGACCCCACCTTCAAAGGCCCCATCTATAACAG GGGCTGCACTGACATTGTATGCTGCATCCTCTTCATTATTTGCATACTGGGCTATGTTGCAGTGGGAATTCTGG cctggtcccagggaGACCCCAGGAAGGTGATCTACCCCACAGACAGCAGAGGACAGTTCTGTGGGCAGGCAGGCACACCTCTGGA GACGAAGCCCCTGCTGTTCTACTTCAACATCATGAAGTGTGCCAGTCCCATGGTGCTGCTGGAGTTCCAGTGCCCAACCACACAG ATGTGTGTGGAGAAATGCCCTGATAAGTTCATGACGCTCCTGAAGGCCTACACCAATAAAGAGGATTTTAAGTATTATAAGAACTTCTGCAAGGAGGGTCTAGAGGGGCTG ACTGTAACACAGATCCTGAGTTCTGGCCTGTGTCCTGCCATGCTGACGCCAAGTAAACCCT TCACCCGCAGGTGCTTCCCTGCCCTGGGCcagaagaagggaggggagatCACAGTGGGAAATAACTCTAAGTTTGATGACGGGGAGGGGAACATTAGAGATGCCAAAGATCTGGTGGCGGGGGTCAA GAATGCCACAGTGGTCATTGAAGCTCGACAAGTGGCCATGAAGATCTTTGAGGATTACACCCAGTCCTGGTACTGGATCCTAAT AGGGTTGGTGATTGCCATGCTCATCAGTCTCCTCTTCATCGTCCTCCTGCGCTTCCTGGCCGGGATCATGGTGTGGGTCATGATCGTCATGGTGATTCTGGTCATTGGATACG GCATCTTCCACTGCTCCATGGAGTATGTTAGCCTGAAGTCAGAGACAGGCTCTAATGTCACTCTAAAGGACCTGGGCTTCCAGACAGACTTCTCTGTGTACCTGCATATCAGACAGACCTGGCTGGCCTTCA TTATTATTCTGGCCATTGTGGAGGTCATCATCATTTTGCTGCTCATCTTCCTCAGGAATAGAATCCTCATCGCTATCGCTCTCATCAAAGAAGCCAGCAG GGCCATTGGGTATGTGATGTCAGCCCTGTTTTACCCCTTGTTCACCTTTGCCCTCTTATCCATTGTCATCGCCTACTGGGCTGTCACCGCTGT GTTCCTGTCCACCTCCAATCAGCCCATCTATAAGGTGTTCAATGAGACGGCCTGTGATCACTCCAGGAAAATCTGCGAGCCAGCT AACTTCAGCACCTCCAGTATGAAGGCGGAGTGCCCAGACTCCAAGTGTCTGTTTGCCTTCTACGGTGGAGAGACGGTCTACCACAAGTACCTGATTGGCCTGCAGTTCTACAACGTCTTCCTGTTCTTCTGGTGTGCCAACTTTGTGACAGCGCTGGGTCAGATGACCCTGGCTGGGGCCTTTGCCTCCTACTACTGGGCCTTGGTCAAGCCTGACGACATGCCTGCCTTCCCCATCTTCTCATCCCTTGGCAGATCACTCAG GTATCACACAGGTTCCTTGGCATTTGGCTCGctcatcctctccatcatccAGATCATCAGGGTTCTGCTGGAGTACATCGACCACAAGCTACAAG GAACCCAAAATAAGTGCACAAAGTTCCTACTGTGCTGTCTCAAGTGCTGCTTCTGGTGCCTGGAGAAATTCATCAAGTTCATCAACAGAAATGCCTACATTATG GTGGCGATATATGGCAAGAACTTCTGCACGTCTGCCAAAGATGCCTTCTTCCTCCTTATGAGGAACATGATCAG GGTAGCTGTCCTGGACAAGGTGACAGACTTCCTCTTGTTCCTGGGCAAACTCCTCATTGTGGGGCTTGTGG GAATCTTTgcgttcttcttcttctctgggaGGGTGAAGGCCTTTGAGAACACAGCGCCCAACCTCCACTACTACTGGGTTCCCATCCTG ACAGTGGTGGTTGGTTCCTACCTTATTGCCCACGGCTTCTTCAGTGTGTACGCCATGTGTGTGGACACACTCTTCCTCTGCTTCT gcgaAGACCTGGAGAGAAATGATGGCTCTCTGGCAAGACCGTATTACATGTCAGCTTCGCTCCATGACATTCTGTCGGAGAACAAGGCTGTGGAGGAGACCGAGGAGCCAACCCAGTCCTCGCCACATCAGCCAGATGACCAACACGTCCAGCTGAAACAATAG
- the LOC139421373 gene encoding choline transporter-like protein 2 isoform X1, giving the protein MPEQQPYYGKNGEPKKYDPTFKGPIYNRGCTDIVCCILFIICILGYVAVGILAWSQGDPRKVIYPTDSRGQFCGQAGTPLETKPLLFYFNIMKCASPMVLLEFQCPTTQMCVEKCPDKFMTLLKAYTNKEDFKYYKNFCKEGLEGLTVTQILSSGLCPAMLTPSKPFTRRCFPALGQKKGGEITVGNNSKFDDGEGNIRDAKDLVAGVKNATVVIEARQVAMKIFEDYTQSWYWILIGLVIAMLISLLFIVLLRFLAGIMVWVMIVMVILVIGYGIFHCSMEYVSLKSETGSNVTLKDLGFQTDFSVYLHIRQTWLAFIIILAIVEVIIILLLIFLRNRILIAIALIKEASRAIGYVMSALFYPLFTFALLSIVIAYWAVTAVFLSTSNQPIYKVFNETACDHSRKICEPANFSTSSMKAECPDSKCLFAFYGGETVYHKYLIGLQFYNVFLFFWCANFVTALGQMTLAGAFASYYWALVKPDDMPAFPIFSSLGRSLRYHTGSLAFGSLILSIIQIIRVLLEYIDHKLQGTQNKCTKFLLCCLKCCFWCLEKFIKFINRNAYIMVAIYGKNFCTSAKDAFFLLMRNMIRVAVLDKVTDFLLFLGKLLIVGLVGIFAFFFFSGRVKAFENTAPNLHYYWVPILTVVVGSYLIAHGFFSVYAMCVDTLFLCFCEDLERNDGSLARPYYMSASLHDILSENKAVEETEEPTQSSPHQPDDQHVQLKQ; this is encoded by the exons GTGAACCAAAAAAGTATGACCCCACCTTCAAAGGCCCCATCTATAACAG GGGCTGCACTGACATTGTATGCTGCATCCTCTTCATTATTTGCATACTGGGCTATGTTGCAGTGGGAATTCTGG cctggtcccagggaGACCCCAGGAAGGTGATCTACCCCACAGACAGCAGAGGACAGTTCTGTGGGCAGGCAGGCACACCTCTGGA GACGAAGCCCCTGCTGTTCTACTTCAACATCATGAAGTGTGCCAGTCCCATGGTGCTGCTGGAGTTCCAGTGCCCAACCACACAG ATGTGTGTGGAGAAATGCCCTGATAAGTTCATGACGCTCCTGAAGGCCTACACCAATAAAGAGGATTTTAAGTATTATAAGAACTTCTGCAAGGAGGGTCTAGAGGGGCTG ACTGTAACACAGATCCTGAGTTCTGGCCTGTGTCCTGCCATGCTGACGCCAAGTAAACCCT TCACCCGCAGGTGCTTCCCTGCCCTGGGCcagaagaagggaggggagatCACAGTGGGAAATAACTCTAAGTTTGATGACGGGGAGGGGAACATTAGAGATGCCAAAGATCTGGTGGCGGGGGTCAA GAATGCCACAGTGGTCATTGAAGCTCGACAAGTGGCCATGAAGATCTTTGAGGATTACACCCAGTCCTGGTACTGGATCCTAAT AGGGTTGGTGATTGCCATGCTCATCAGTCTCCTCTTCATCGTCCTCCTGCGCTTCCTGGCCGGGATCATGGTGTGGGTCATGATCGTCATGGTGATTCTGGTCATTGGATACG GCATCTTCCACTGCTCCATGGAGTATGTTAGCCTGAAGTCAGAGACAGGCTCTAATGTCACTCTAAAGGACCTGGGCTTCCAGACAGACTTCTCTGTGTACCTGCATATCAGACAGACCTGGCTGGCCTTCA TTATTATTCTGGCCATTGTGGAGGTCATCATCATTTTGCTGCTCATCTTCCTCAGGAATAGAATCCTCATCGCTATCGCTCTCATCAAAGAAGCCAGCAG GGCCATTGGGTATGTGATGTCAGCCCTGTTTTACCCCTTGTTCACCTTTGCCCTCTTATCCATTGTCATCGCCTACTGGGCTGTCACCGCTGT GTTCCTGTCCACCTCCAATCAGCCCATCTATAAGGTGTTCAATGAGACGGCCTGTGATCACTCCAGGAAAATCTGCGAGCCAGCT AACTTCAGCACCTCCAGTATGAAGGCGGAGTGCCCAGACTCCAAGTGTCTGTTTGCCTTCTACGGTGGAGAGACGGTCTACCACAAGTACCTGATTGGCCTGCAGTTCTACAACGTCTTCCTGTTCTTCTGGTGTGCCAACTTTGTGACAGCGCTGGGTCAGATGACCCTGGCTGGGGCCTTTGCCTCCTACTACTGGGCCTTGGTCAAGCCTGACGACATGCCTGCCTTCCCCATCTTCTCATCCCTTGGCAGATCACTCAG GTATCACACAGGTTCCTTGGCATTTGGCTCGctcatcctctccatcatccAGATCATCAGGGTTCTGCTGGAGTACATCGACCACAAGCTACAAG GAACCCAAAATAAGTGCACAAAGTTCCTACTGTGCTGTCTCAAGTGCTGCTTCTGGTGCCTGGAGAAATTCATCAAGTTCATCAACAGAAATGCCTACATTATG GTGGCGATATATGGCAAGAACTTCTGCACGTCTGCCAAAGATGCCTTCTTCCTCCTTATGAGGAACATGATCAG GGTAGCTGTCCTGGACAAGGTGACAGACTTCCTCTTGTTCCTGGGCAAACTCCTCATTGTGGGGCTTGTGG GAATCTTTgcgttcttcttcttctctgggaGGGTGAAGGCCTTTGAGAACACAGCGCCCAACCTCCACTACTACTGGGTTCCCATCCTG ACAGTGGTGGTTGGTTCCTACCTTATTGCCCACGGCTTCTTCAGTGTGTACGCCATGTGTGTGGACACACTCTTCCTCTGCTTCT gcgaAGACCTGGAGAGAAATGATGGCTCTCTGGCAAGACCGTATTACATGTCAGCTTCGCTCCATGACATTCTGTCGGAGAACAAGGCTGTGGAGGAGACCGAGGAGCCAACCCAGTCCTCGCCACATCAGCCAGATGACCAACACGTCCAGCTGAAACAATAG